Proteins encoded within one genomic window of Eurosta solidaginis isolate ZX-2024a chromosome 1, ASM4086904v1, whole genome shotgun sequence:
- the LOC137236052 gene encoding uncharacterized protein, protein MTRLTKSELQDALEKAGIVYPATATVSQLRALLNGGRMDEIFDADSCGAAGVDSGVATVDGGEPQDSDVNGKETGDAEKLDAQIAVLEKRKKMLVLQKGLQALELEAPSARQRVSVMDIDGMVPKFSGDNAYLIEKWINDFENAVKVGYKDDHFKHICMRRLLSGTAAIPHTLLYYTQ, encoded by the coding sequence ATGACTCGATTGACCAAAAGTGAGTTACAAGACGCTTTAGAAAAAGCAGGAATTGTATACCCTGCTACAGCTACTGTGTCACAATTGCGTGCTCTTCTGAATGGTGGGAGAATGGATGAAATCTTCGATGCTGATTCTTGTGGTGCTGCCGGTGTTGATTCTGGTGTTGCTACTGTTGATGGAGGTGAACCTCAGGACAGCGATGTTAATGGCAAAGAAACTGGTGATGCCGAAAAACTGGATGCACAAATAGCTGTACTTgaaaagcgaaaaaaaatgttgGTGCTGCAAAAAGGGCTACAAGCATTGGAGTTGGAGGCCCCTAGCGCACGCCAGCGTGTTTCTGTAATGGATATAGACGGCATGGTGCCAAAATTTTCAGGGGATAATGCGTACCTAATTGAAAAATGGATCAATGATTTCGAGAACGCGGTGAAAGTTGGCTACAAGGACGATCACTTCAAACATATTTGTATGCGCCGCTTGCTGTCGGGTACAGCTGCCATACCGCATACACTTCTATACTATACACAGTAA